One Nonomuraea angiospora DNA segment encodes these proteins:
- a CDS encoding RDD family protein, with product MGTPPGLAGRWRRLFAGVLDWFIVNVIAAPFSWSSWEYVWDRGRGAWDRYPVGQPFLAALVAFLYFWLLHAFWNGQTLGKRLFGMRVVQENGARITVAQAAVRQIVESALVWVCCVGTLVDLGWILFDPRKQAVHDKAARTVVVNA from the coding sequence ATGGGAACACCACCGGGACTGGCGGGACGCTGGCGACGGTTGTTCGCCGGCGTCCTCGACTGGTTCATCGTCAACGTCATCGCCGCCCCCTTCAGCTGGTCGAGCTGGGAGTACGTCTGGGACCGGGGCAGAGGCGCCTGGGACCGTTACCCGGTGGGGCAGCCCTTCCTGGCCGCTCTCGTGGCCTTCCTGTACTTCTGGCTCCTGCATGCCTTTTGGAACGGCCAGACCCTCGGCAAGAGGCTGTTCGGCATGCGGGTCGTGCAGGAGAACGGCGCGCGGATCACCGTGGCGCAGGCCGCGGTGAGACAGATCGTCGAGTCCGCGCTCGTCTGGGTCTGCTGCGTGGGCACGCTGGTGGACCTCGGCTGGATCCTTTTCGACCCTCGCAAGCAGGCGGTACACGACAAGGCCGCCAGGACGGTCGTGGTGAATGCCTGA